In the Diospyros lotus cultivar Yz01 chromosome 13, ASM1463336v1, whole genome shotgun sequence genome, AAATCTCCTATCCCTTCCCGGTACGTACCAGATAAGGTGAACGTAATGAAAATGTCTTGGCCTCCATTATAGCTAGCGTTACTAGTACATGTGtctattgtattttttttttaatctgcAAAGAAAGattaatttaatgtaaaccTTTGCAAAAGACCTTTTTAAGGAAGATAATGGTTGTTGAGCTAACATGGGGCTGAGGTGGTGAGAGGAGAGATGATacgatggagagagagagataaagccAGCTGTTGGTTATCCAGCTGGGACCATGTAAACCAAGGCTGTCCTTAATTTGCCAATATGCATAAAGTCCAACGATTCCCAATTTTTGTGCGCGTGGGCGTGCGTCTTGTTGCCATAAATCGGAAGCACAGCCTTGAACTGGCTTCTTTTGCCTGCCCCTGCATGCCATCTATTCCTCCCGCGGGATCCCCATTCCCAAGAAACTCCCCTCTCCTTTTCCTCCTGCTCCATTTTCCTGGAAAATCTATTGTTTTTTGGTGATCGGCTTTGGTTTCCGTGGAAATGGGGGCATGCTGCAGCGTGAATGAGAGGTATGATCGAGGGCTCATGGTGGAGGGGCAGCACCATGACAAGGCCATGATCGAGGTTAAAAGGGAGGATGATAACGCCATCCCAAGTGTTCATTCTTCTGGGGCATATGTCCGCTTGAAGGGATCTTCTCGCTATATTTCGATGTTCTCCCAACAAGGAAGGAAAGGGGTTAATCAAGACGCCATGACCGTTTGGGAGGTACCTACGCCTATGGATACTTATCATTGATcgatgaaaattaattaatccatAGAcctaaatatttgttttacttGCCATGCAAAGCAATTTCAGATgtagccaaaaaagaaaaagaaatagggTTGCATGGATAGGTAACCCAATTATTCACATTTGCAGGATTTGACTTATATATGGTTGCATGCAGAATTTTATTGCAGGATACTTGTTATTGTTTTTAACCATTTTCAATGTTAGATCCCTTTGATCTCCATATAATTCCGATTTAATTAAGCATTTCATCAATTTGTCACATAAATATTGTTTAACTAATTTGGCCAGAACTTCAACGGGGACAAGGATACGTTCTTCTGTGCGGTGTTTGATGGGCACGGCCCATTGGGTCACAAAGTGGCAAGAAAAATACGAGACTTGTTGCCGTCAACGTTGAGTTCTTCCTTCAACCAGCAGCCACAAGTTAATAATAAAGCAGGCAACAACGACAATAATGCCATCTTTTCTTCCTGGAAGGCTAATTTGCTCAGGTCCTTCCATGACACCGACCAAGAACTTCGTGCTGATACCAGCTTTGATACCTACTGCAGCGGCACAACTTCAGTATCTGTACTCAAacaggtctctctctctttctctctctctctctctgtgaatgtatgtatatatgtttgcaATATTAAGGATTTTGTTCGAGGTTTTTAATTAacaacttattaattaatttggtgtgtgtgtacgtatggaacaGGGAGATCATTTGGTCATTGCCAATTTGGGCGATTCACGGGCAGTTCTTTGCACTAGAGATGATAGCGACGAACTTGTTCCCATCCAACTCACAGTCGACATGAAACCAAGTCTCAAAGGTAATTAATTAGTAGGCGTCTTGATCTTGAATTAATGTCGTGCAATTAACTGGGTTTGCCCATTTAGTAATTGTGTActttgttacatttttttaatgtgtgtgtgtgtgtgtgtgtgtgtgtgtgtgtgtgtgtgtctgtgacTGATTACGCACTCAGAGGAAGCTGACAGAATAAAGAGTAAGAGAGGGAGGGTGTTTGCGATGGAGCAAGAGCCAGAGGTGTACCGGATATGGATGCCTGAGGAAGACTGCCCTGGCCTCGCCATGACAAGGGCTTTCGGCGATTTTTGCCTCAAAGATTTTGGCCTCATCTCTACCCCTGAAGTTTCCTACAGGAAGCTCACCGAAAGAGATGAATTTTTGGTCATCGCAACCGATGGGGTAAGACTCAAATCACAGCCTAATCTATACATTGCCATGCATGTAAACATCCAAATGGGATACTTGACCTGAAGATCCCACCTCGTGGTAAGAGGCTATTGTCACCTTTTATGTTATATCAGAGTTGGAATCTCCCCGAGCGCGAACCCACCACACATAagggaaaatgattttgatgCCGACCCAATCAACTGATTGGGTAGACCAACCTAAATCAGCTAACCCGTGCGGTTTGGTTGTGTTCAGGTGTGGGACGTGCTATCAAACAAGGAGGTGATAGAAATCGTTGCATCGGCGAGGAAGAGATCGACGGTGGCGAGACTACTGGTGGAGTACGCCATACTAGCGTGGAGACACAAGTACCCAAATCTGAAGATTGATGATTGTGCAGTGATATGCTTGTTCTTCAAAAGCAAACCCACAGTAGTGACCAAACCAACCTCAGAGCCCAGCCCCTTGAAGAAGTACTCAGGGCGTCCACCTCGTCCCAGCCCCAAGGGCGCCAAGCCAGATCACGATGGCCTTGACACCGTCATAAACTGCGAAGTGTCGGCACGTCCGCAATGATTCAAATTTCGATCTTTCTTTTGaagttaatattaattaatgctGAGTCGAAGGATGGTTACTATGATTGGCTGAAACTGTCAtgtaaaattacttaaaagaGAAAGGAGGGGTTTTCCTGCTAATATGATTGTATCCGTAGGACAAATTGGCATTTGTGTTAAAAGCTTTGTGTGAATCTCAGCTTGTAAACAAAGTGagattgaaaaggaaaaaatttcgTATAGAAAACAGGAATATCTGAAACCAGAAATATCATGTTTATTTGGGTTCTTATGTATGTCCTGCTATTTGATTCCGCAGGTTCTACGTATGTATACtatttgtgtttatatatatacgcatGTGACTTGCTGAATGctcttcattttgaaattataaatttattccGGCTTTTATAGtataaaaatgatagaaattgCCCTCAACATCTTGActgatttaataaattattttaagaaaatatactTAGGTAAGAGATTGAGTGAGTGTATAAATTGACTCATACACTCAAAAGttgaggtaattattttgtatCAGACGTAATTAATTTCATCAAATATGTAAGTCGTGTCAGCTATGATAGGAAATCAAATTTGCTCcatataacatttttaatttatcaaacaaaAACCTAGAAAGTATTATAACAAGAAAACCCAAGGTAGAGTCTTATATAAAAAGTGTAAATTTTGGCTAGTGGGCTACATCTATGATCTATTAAACAAGTGTAATAACACGCTCCGGATGGTCAATATATAGCCATAGCAAACTAATTCGTGACTTTGGTCTCACAACAAAGTCACGGGAGTAATTACGAAAAGACTGAAATTAATTGACAAGTAATTAAGCGACTACGTAcgtacatacacacacacacactcatatatatatatatatattctctgtATTAATCTTCATTGTCCCACATCTCCGCCACGCTCCTAAACGGGCCGGCACTCGGGTTCACAAACAGATCTTGACAATCCAGCACTCGTTTCTgcaaatcaaatcattcattgaTCAACATTAattgacaaataataaaaatattaggaAGATGAATAAGAAACGTAGGTAGGTAGGTAAGTACCTGGTCTGGCAGGCTGGAAAGGATCCTAAAGTCTTCGGCAGGGATTTCCCAGCTGAAGACACTTGCATTCTCTTTGATCCTATCGGGGTTGGTTGATTTCGGAATCACACTGGTTTCTCTCTGAATAGCCCATCTGATGAGAACCTGCCCTGGGCTCTTGTTCAGATTCTTTGCTATCCTCTCCACCGTTGGATGATGGATCAGATCCCCGGATCCCAACGGCGAGTACGCCTGAAAACTCATCATCCATGCATGTTAAGATCGTATTAAGTACCCTTGTATGTCACTGGTTTTAGATCCCGTATTCGTTCTAACAATCCAAAACCATACCGACACCAATACCATCatcaagaaagagaaaagggattCTGTTTGTATGATCTTACGTACAGTAACATGGATGCCATTCTTTTTGCAGAACTCGATCATTTTGTCATTTCTCCATCCTGGATGCATCTCCATCTGGGACCATATACATGTAGAAGGCAAGtgttaattaattgaattgaagaGTTCACGTGACAAAATTAATTAGCTAGATGAAAGGAGCATTTCAATATTTCTGTGAAGCTCAGTACTTGACACACAGAAGGCCTTGTATGAGCGAAGCTCAGAAGCTTATTGAGCTTCTTTATGGTATAATTGCTGACCCCAATGTCTCTGACGAGCTTATCCTTGACAAGCTTCTCCAGTTCTCTCCAAACCCCCTCCATGTCCATCTCCAAAACTTCCCCAGCATTTGGCGGCCTGCTGGCCCCATCCTTCAAGCGGAACGGCCAATGAATCTGTACGCATTCCAAAACCATCCATATCACTCAAAGACGTTAATTTCATCTCAGATCCATCTCtatatactaataattaattaaatacccaaaaagaagaaatcaaaagTGGTAAAAGTTTCAAATTAAACCAGATAGAGATCGAGGTAATCAAGCTGCAGCTCTTTAAGGGTTTTGATCAATGCCGGCCGAACTCGCTCCGGCGACAAATCAGTGCACCTACATGCGTTTAGTCATTCACCATCACCAATCTTTTaaaacatatattaattatatttgtatatatcaGGTTTCTTACAGCGGTTTTAATTAGAAGtagtattaattaattctaaccaTAGTTTGGATGTGATAAAAAGATGCTTCCTATCGACTCCTGCATGGATGGCCCGTTCGATCCCATTCCCCACCTGAAGAGAGATCAGTAAACCTTTTGACACAATTCATCTTATCATGCATGCAATTAATCTTTCAAGAGTTACCGAATTTGCAGAAATAATGTTAAAGATAGCCACAAACTAATTATTAGGaagtttaataattaattagagaGCGTATGTATTCAAGGACCTCTTCTTGGACTCCATACTCCCAAGCTGTATCCACGTGCCTGTACCCGGCCTGCACAAATATACAGCCATACGTATACATAACCACCATTATAAATCAATCTATATATTAATATGCCGGTAATCTTCAGCAGTACGTAGTTTAAGTACTTTCATATTTGTACATATGGTATAAATGCATTGGAATGAGatatttatgcttaaatctTATTGGCATCAGTATTAATTAGTGGGTAGTTATCACCATATATATACTGGTACGTAGTTGTGGAAGCCAATTGAATTCATGATAAAAAGTAAACggattaatataaataaacagattaaattaataaacgGAACCCAAAACATTAATGATGACTTAGAGGTCCAGAATGACTAAGAATAACTCCATAGTTATGTGAAgaacctaatatatatatgatataaatatagataGATATCGAATCGCCGAGGCGAGGTAGATAGATTCGTAAAGAAGAGATAAAGAAATGTACATCGACAATAGCAGTGAAAACGGCGGTGTTAGCCTGGGAACCAGACCTCCAGGTCCCTAATCCAATGGCTGGGATGGTGTGTCCACTCAACAGCTTGAAACTCTTCACCACTTCGCCTTCTCGGCTAAACGTCGCCTGTGCCATCTATCTCTATTGGGATCGATCGATCTCTCTTCTTAATTCACTTCAATTAAGTGCGCATCTTTCCACGGATAGAAcggtatatgtatatatacacagataGAGAGATCAATCCAGAAAACTCTTTGCTTTTATATACGATATATAATACAATGCAAAGACACCTTGCATGGAGGACACGTTCTATCCGTTTCACTAGTTCTGGTGTCCACGTATTGCCTCTTTCACCTGGATGGTtccaaagtttttttttcttttttttttttttctgatgttcttcactaaaaaaaataatattaataaaattgattaattaattatgccatgataatgtaattaattagaTGATTTTGTTATAATGTATTATTGTTTTATAATTCTTTCTAAATAAGTAAATTTAGTTTAACACAAttcatttttatcctttttaaaGTTGTGGGTTCATGAATGTGTACTATTTTACTTATTTAACATTCTAACGCAGTTCGATTTACTAAACTCTCTTCATAATTCAACTTAATTGACGCCATTTATGATTAGCCCTTAACCATTCTCGGATGATTTGGATTTGTTATATTTGTGACTCAAAATTGGGTCAAATATATatgtcaaataaataaataaattgggtTGGGCCAGCCATTGGTGTATGAAGCCCAagttcttatatatatacatttggatTCTATTGTAACCAGAAAACTacgacaatagaatttgtagagagagaaagctaGAGCCGAGGCAGAGCGAGGTAGACAGCTGGAAGGAGCTTGCTGGTGTAGATAGGTGTTGGGTAGCTTCGGTCCTCGAGGTGTTGACCAAGGTCGTAGGTGGACCTTTGAAGGCATCTTCGGTATCGCTTGGAGTGACCTCCCGTGCACAGGGAGTATTTGCGCTCACAaaaacaagttagaaggcacgcgggGATTTCTCACCCGCGTATGTCCTCCGATGCTTTAATTCAATACcgatagaaaagaaaaatatcagaCAACACTATTATTCAACATAAAATAGTCGTACCTTACCCAGCCAGAGAGGATTGATCATAGTACTGTTACAATTAACAGAGGGTGGACTTGCATGTTAGTAGCAATTGGACGGGTTTAAGAGAAATTCCCTCGAAGGTCTGGACTGCCTAGGAGGTCCTCCGGGAGAAGATGGGCCTAACGGCGAGCTGCCGAAGCAAGGCCTTGACCCCTAAGGGACCTGCCTGGGCCAACTCCGGGCTTAATGGGAGATACTTCTGGGTGATACTTACTTAACCATTGCTCCCTTAAGGACGTATCATAATTTATGGACATAAACATATCATATTATATCCCATAAGCATGCCACATGTgagataatataaaaattatatacaatatCCAGTGTAATATACGTTAAGAGATATGGGGTCTGTgatcgggctgtcgaacaccgatagattagatgaataatgattttgatttgcagcaagggtgcaactcaaagtcgtctcccaacgaacctcaaacggatctgtcaaaacaagactaaaccgggggggggggttggtgaaaaatagaaaacaaaataaacacgaagacagtaaaccgagatgcaacctgtaatacccgagaatgatttgaggtcataaataatatttgatgaagggcataaatggactttgtggaaaataagactatagggtacactaatgcaactttggacgatcgaattagtcagagggagtaccctggaccctagatagccaaggaaaatggtatagtatctacaagtaatacgagttatgattttaggcatcaaaagaagttggatcgggaacgattcccggtacagctaaaaaaaggcaattgtgatttaggctgaaataccgaattatcgtacggggcatccgggaagtcaatggaaccccaaggaagttcatatttggcatatagagtaacccttcagtagtttttggaagaaacaaaagggtttgtagctaaaacgaagattcgggcctaagtgcagttttttcgaaattgacggagggagatcgaaacgatattttttcggaattttaaagagagtgttttgggatatttcaaagggttataaaggtctttaaagagaagttcagtttttgagccgggggcaaaatcgtaatttttaaggttgggggtaaaagtgtaatttaccgaaaaattaggggcattagcgcaattagtccatttttcagggactaaaatgcaattaaaaattagcccgggaccatgttgaaaagggtctaagtgcaattatccaaaagtttgggccaaagtgtaattcttgaaatctttttactaggggcatttgggagattcaggaaaaagcttcataaatgactttagagataaggatgaaatctcatgatgacgttagagataagatgaaggctcatgatgactttaaggataagatttgtataagatttgattggataagaaaatatttgatttagataacaatgattacaaaagatattagaagatttggaatgattatagaatatttacaatgattgcagagaatcttagaagattttggaatgattacaaaagatattagaagatttggaatgattatagaagatttacaatgattgtagagaatcttagaagattttggaatgatttgcaaaagatatcaaaagatttggaatgattatagaaaatattagaagatttggaatgattggaaaagattttgaaagatttgaaatgattgcagaatatatatttcttggtggctaagtttcctaaacatataaataggggctcaaggctaaggattctctcattcgaagttgtgatacatttgtgctagacgagagtgcttcgggtttagtggatagagggtttttaaagcatacgcgaggcatcacacgcgtagagcacttaggcagcgcgtgaggacctgtaaggaggtggtttggttaaaagacttgaggagttgcacgaaaattgaggttgggcacaagattcgaggtgttctgagtttcgttcaaggtgagttgttcgctaccaaaatttggctttcttgtgagtggttttcctccaaaacttgatttattgtgcttgttctatctgaacatatggtgatttcatgcaaaatggttttgtgcattaaaatggtaaccggtgacggttggatttataagggaggtttgtccctaaacgttttgaactgtgcattgcattttataaatgttgtttatacgatgcattgaattgtgaattgtggcattgtcttgagttttatgtgtacgtatggaatgtcagcctcggatgttgtctggatagtgtagccataattctccaagggcgtgacggaataataggggtatctgatgctagtgtgcatgtcaggatagccgccttggtttccgtgccagaccgtttggtcagggaagttgcactaggacgactaggtgatccatactgtgttgttcatgtgggatgtcagcctaggatgttgtctggatagtgtagccgtaattttccaagggcgtgacgggataataggggtatctgatgctgggtgtgcatgtcaggatagccgccttgatttccgtgccaggccgtttggccagggaagttgcactaggacgactaggtggtccatgtgaaattttggagttgggattgtatggtggttcctggatgcttaaggtgggaacgtattctggtgagatgcgttggcagccccatttaagctagaatcgcgtcgcgtcgtcgtgtcgtcgagtcggtgtggtggcatagcttttagagagattgctctttccccatggtagggttaagcgcgtgggaattctcttgagctagggcttaccgggtatattggtttatttcatgtcttgcattattcatgaaaaatgtgttttgaactctcacttagatgattcatcatctaatttggactttgtccctggaatattcaaacgttccaggtgaaggcagcggtgcaaaagggaaaggaatcgtcgaggagtgacggcgattagcggatagtttacattatgtcttttcagttatgttatttacttttgaaaacgtcatgtaaacgttggtgcaactttatatataaataaagtggttttggttatgacctgttgaggtttcgatctagcttccgcatttgtgttggtgaacctgtcttggtttattaatggttcatagttgatatactaagaaggtgtaacgggatcttcggggaatggtttttgtgttggatttttgtttgaaaaaaatttatccccggaatcttacgttacgttaacgctcccgggaattggggtgttacacaaccggttgcaacctttcctccctacccggctatcatcatccaccatataaagaacctatttatctttaatcc is a window encoding:
- the LOC127789239 gene encoding aldose reductase translates to MAQATFSREGEVVKSFKLLSGHTIPAIGLGTWRSGSQANTAVFTAIVDAGYRHVDTAWEYGVQEEVGNGIERAIHAGVDRKHLFITSKLWCTDLSPERVRPALIKTLKELQLDYLDLYLIHWPFRLKDGASRPPNAGEVLEMDMEGVWRELEKLVKDKLVRDIGVSNYTIKKLNKLLSFAHTRPSVCQMEMHPGWRNDKMIEFCKKNGIHVTAYSPLGSGDLIHHPTVERIAKNLNKSPGQVLIRWAIQRETSVIPKSTNPDRIKENASVFSWEIPAEDFRILSSLPDQKRVLDCQDLFVNPSAGPFRSVAEMWDNED
- the LOC127789083 gene encoding probable protein phosphatase 2C 65; amino-acid sequence: MGACCSVNERYDRGLMVEGQHHDKAMIEVKREDDNAIPSVHSSGAYVRLKGSSRYISMFSQQGRKGVNQDAMTVWENFNGDKDTFFCAVFDGHGPLGHKVARKIRDLLPSTLSSSFNQQPQVNNKAGNNDNNAIFSSWKANLLRSFHDTDQELRADTSFDTYCSGTTSVSVLKQGDHLVIANLGDSRAVLCTRDDSDELVPIQLTVDMKPSLKEEADRIKSKRGRVFAMEQEPEVYRIWMPEEDCPGLAMTRAFGDFCLKDFGLISTPEVSYRKLTERDEFLVIATDGVWDVLSNKEVIEIVASARKRSTVARLLVEYAILAWRHKYPNLKIDDCAVICLFFKSKPTVVTKPTSEPSPLKKYSGRPPRPSPKGAKPDHDGLDTVINCEVSARPQ